The DNA region CTGGCCGAGCGTCATCGGCACCGCGTCCTGGAGCTGGGTGCGGCCCATCTTGACGACGCCGCCGAACTCGACGGCCTTCGCGGCGAAGGCGTCCTGGAGCACGGCCATGGCGAGGAGCAGTTCGCGGGCCGCGCCGATGGCGGCGATCCGGATCGCGGTCGGGTAGACGTCGTTGGTCGACTGCCCGAGGTTGACGTCCTCGTTGGGGTGCAGCGCCTCGTAGGCGCCTTTCGGGTGCCCGAGGAGTTCGAGCGCGCGGTTGGCGACGACCTCGTTGGCGTTCATGTTGGTGGAGGTGCCGGCGCCGCCCTGGACGACGTCGACGACGAACTCGCCGTGCAGCGCGCCGTCCCGGATCTCCCGGCAGGCCGCGACGATCGCCCGCGCCTTGGCCGCGGGCAGCAGCCCCAGCTCCTCGTTGGCGAGGGCTGCGGCCTCCTTCACGGCCGCGAGCGCGTCGATGAGCTGCGGGTAGACGGAGATCGGCGTGCCGGTGATGGCGAAGTTCTCGGTGGCGCGCAGGGTGTGCACGCCCCAGTACGCCTCGGCGGGGACGTCCCGGTCGCCGAGCAGGTCGTGCTCGCGGCGGGTGGGACGGCCCGCGGTGGTCCCGGTCGGTGCGGACGCGGGCGCGGACGCCGGGGCGGGGACGGACGCGGGGGCAGGGACGGGGACGGACGCGGGGGCAGGGGCGGGGACGGGAGCGGAGTTCACGGTGCCGGTTCCTCGGGTGCGGTGCGCGGGGTTCGGGAGGGGAGGGTCGCGGACGAGGTGCGGCGCCCCCGCGCCCGGCCGCCCCCGCCCCGTACGGCTTACGGCTCAGTGCGTGGCGGCGAGCACGGGTTCCGCGCGGACCGGGCCTTCCAGGAGGCCGCGCAGCAGGTGAGTGCGGCGTTCCGGGCCCGCGGTGTCGGCGAGCAGGGCGGCGAGCAGGGCGATCCGGGCCTGGCCGGGGCGCAGGGTGCCGGCGAGGACCGCGCCCGCGGCGGCCAGGTCGACGGCGCCGCCGCCGGTGTAGACCTCGGCGACGGTGCCGGAGGAGACGCGGGTGGAGAGGACGACGTGGACACCCTGGTCGACGGCGCGGGCGACCGCCTCGGCTATCTCGGGGGTGGCGTTGCCGGCGCCGGTGCCGACGAGGACGATGCCGCGGGCGCCGGCGGCGACGGAGGCGTCGAAGAGGACGGCGTCGCCGTCGGAGTGGTGCATGACGATGTCGACGCGCGGCGCGGCGGTGGCGGGCGCGGGCAGCGGCAGGGCCGCCGGGCGCTCGGGCTCGCGCTCGACGTCGACCTGGCCGAAGCCGAGGCGCCCGACCCGGCGGCCGGACGGGTCGGCGAAGGGGTCGGAGTCGAGCGTCTTGGTCTTGACGGTGCCGCGGGCGGCGTGCACGAGGCCGTCGAAGACGACGAGGACGCCGAGTCCGCGCACGGTGGCGGCGACCTGGAGGGCGTCGTAGAGGTTGCCGGGACCGTCGCCGTCGCCGGTGCCGAAGGGGCGCTGGGCACCGGTGAAGACGACCGGGCGGGCGTCGGCGTGGTGCAGGTCCAGGAAGAAGGCCGACTCCTCGAGGGTGTCGGTGCCGTGGGTGACGACGATGCCGTCGACGCCGGGATCGGCGAGGATCTTGTGGACGGCGTGCAGCAGGGCGAGCTGGCGGTCGGTGGTCATCCGGGAGCTGTTGACGTTGAAGAGGTCGAGGACCTCGACGTCGATGTTGTCCGGTACGGCGGCGGTGGCCACGACGTCGTCGCCGGAGGCGTCGGCGGCGTAGCCGCTGCCGGTCCAGCGGCTGGCGATGGTGCCGCCGGTGCTGATGACCACGATGCGGCGCTGCCGGGTGTCGCGCGTCCACTTCATGATGCTGCTGTCCTTCCCTGGGGTGCGCCGCAACGATAGGTCAAACGACGCGCAAGGCGATTGCCACTTCAGCCCGGAATTATGAATTCCGTGGTGGATAATTGCGCCATGGACCGAATCGATCTGCACATCTTGCGCGAGCTCCAGGCGGACGGCCGGCTGAGCAACCAGGAGCTGGCCCAGCGGGTGGGCCTGAGCCCGTCCCCCTGCATGCGGCGGGTGCGCCAGCTGGAGCAGGACGGGGTGATCCGGGGGTACCGCGCGATCATCGACCCGGAGGCCGTGGGGCGCGGCTTCGAGGTGCTGGTCTCGGTCGAGGTGAAGCGGGACCGGGAGACCGTCGAGGCCTTCGAGGAGGCCCTCCAGGACATCCCGGACGTGATCGAGGCGTACCGCCTCTTCGGCAGCCCGGGCTGCCTGCTGCGGATCGCGGTCGCCGACCTCTCGGCGTACGAGCGGCTGTGGATCGAGCGGCTGACCACGCTCGTCGGGGTCACCGAGGTGAACTCGCAGATCATCATGAAGCGGGTCAAGGAGCCACGAGGTCTGCCCGTGGAGCGCTGACCCGGGCCCGGAATCCCAACTTCCGCACGGAGTTGGGCATTCCATGGGCGGGATCTGGTCATGTACGGTTCAACCGCGCGTGCTCTGAACGACCCATCCCCGACGTTCTACGCGCGCAGAGTGGCCACCCGCATCGCCTTCCGCCCCACCGCCCCAGCCCCCACGGAGGTCTGACGGATGCCCGGACTCATGAGGTCCACCCGCCGCCGCTTCGCCGCGCTGACCGCCTGCGGCGCCCTGGTCGCCGCCGCGGCCGGCGCCCTCGGCTCCCCCGCGGTCGCCGCCCCGACCGGCGCCGACACCGACATCGCCACCGCCACCGCCACCGCCACCGCTCAGTCGGCCGACGCCGCCGCGGCCACGCCGACCCGCGTGCTGTTCGACAACTCCAAGGCGGAGACGGCCGGAAACGCCGACTGGATCATCGGCACCGGCCAGCCCGACCCGCTCACCCAGGACGCGACGCCCACCGTCGAGACCGACTGGACCGGCGCGATCTCGGCCTGGGGCGTGGCCCTGCAGAAGACCGGCCGCTACTCGCTCAAGACCCTGCCGTCCGGCGGCACCATCACCTACGGCACGACGGCCGCCACCGACCTGCAGAACTTCGACACCTTCGTGCTGCCCGAGCCCAACATCCGGCTCAGCGCGAGCGAGAAGACCGCCGTGATGAAGTTCGTCCAGAACGGCGGCGGCCTCTTCCTGGTCTCCGACCACACGGTGGCCGACCGCAACAACGACGGCTGGGACGCCCTCGCCATCATCAACGACCTGATGACGAACAACGGCGTCGACAACACCGACCCGTTCGGCTTCAGCGTCGACGTGCTGAACATCCAGACCGACAACCCGCGGGCGATCAGCAGCAGCACCGACCCGGTGCTCAACGGCGCCTTCGGCAAGGTGACCGGCAGCATCATCCGCAGCGGCACCACCGCCACCCTCAAGCCGGCCGACAACCCGTCCGTCAAGGGCCTCGTCTACCGCACCGGCTACTCCGGCAACACCGGCGCCTTCTTCGCGACCAGCACCTTCGGCAGCGGCCGGGTCGCGTTCTGGGGCGACAGCTCGCCGATCGACGACGGCACCGGCCAGTCCGGGAACACGCTCTACGACGGCTGGAACGACCCCGCCGGCACCAACGCGGCCCTCGCGCTCAACGCCACCGACTGGCTGTCCGAGGCCTCCACCGACGGCGGTGGCGGGGGCGGGGGCACCTGCACCGCGGGCCAGCTGCTCGGCAACCCCGGCTTCGAGTCGGGCGACACCGTCTGGACCGCCTCCTCCGGCGTCATCACCGATGACACCGCCCGACCGGCCCGCACCGGCTCCTACAAGGCCTGGCTGGGCGGTTACGGCTCCGCGCACACCGACACGCTCTCCCAGACGGTGACCGTCCCGGCCGGCTGCACCACCGCCGCGCTGAGCTTCTACACCCGGATCGACACCGCCGAGACCACCACGACCACGGCCTACGACAAGCTCAAGGTCGAGGTCCTGAACAGCTCGGGCACGGTCCTGTCCACGCTGGCGACGTACTCCAACCTCAACAAGTCCAGCGGCTACGTCCAGCGCGGCTTCAGCCTCGCCGCGTACGCCGGGCAGACGGTGACGCTGCGGTTCACCGGCACCGAGGGCTCCCAGCTCCAGACCTCCTTCGTGATCGACGACACCTCGCTCACCGTGGGCTGACCCACTCCCCAGCCCACAGCCGCACCACCAGATCCCCCGCGCCGCACGGACCCGTCCGTCCGTGCGGCGCGGGCCACTCCGCCCTGACATCCCGTCAGAAGCCGGTCAGAAGACCCCCACCCGAAGGGACCCCCCATGTCCGTCGCGCAGCGAGGCCGCTGGAAGACCTGGGCCGCGATATCCGCCGCCCTCGTCGGCCTCACCCTCCCCGCCCTCACCGCCGCCCCGGCCGGCGCCACGACGAACGCCTACGACAGCACGTACTACAAGAACGCGGTCGGCAAGACCGGCACGAGCCTCAAGTCCTCGCTGCACACCATCATCAGCAGCGACACCCGCAAGATCTCCTACGACGCGGTGTGGAACGCCCTGAAGACCACCGACCAGGACCCCGCCAACAGCGCCAACGTGCTGCTCCTCTACAGCGGCACCTCGCGCAGCAAGGCCCTCAACGGCGGCGACGTCGGCGACTGGAACCGCGAGCACGTGTGGGCGCAGTCGCACGGCTCCTTCGGCACCTCGGCCGGCCCCGGCACCGATCTGCACCACCTGCGGGCGGCCGACGTCCAGGTCAACAGCATCCGCGGCAACAAGGACTTCGACAACGGCGGCAGCGCGGTCAGCGGCGCCCCCGGCAGCTACACGGACAGCAACTCCTTCGAGCCGCGCGACTCCGACAAGGGCGACGTGGCCCGGATGGTCCTCTACATGGCCGTCCGGTACGAGGGCGGCGACGGCTTCCCCGACCTGGAGGCCAACGACTCCACCACCAACGGCAGCGTGCCCTACCTCGGCCGCATCTCGGTGCTCAAGCAGTGGAACGAGCAGGACCCGCCGAGCGCGTTCGAGGAGCGCCGCAACGACATCATCTTCAACTCCTACCAGGGCAACCGCAATCCGTTCATCGACCACCCGGAGTGGGTCGAGGCAATCTGGTAGTCCGCGCCGGGTCGAACCGGGCGGGACGGTCGGACGGTCGGACGGGGGGTGCGGCGTGGGCGCCGAGTGCCGGGGCACGTACGGGAGTCGGCACCCCGACGCGGTGATGGAGCGGCGCGGCCGGCTTTGCGGCCGGATCACGGCGGGCGGGATCACCGTGCACGACATCCTGTGCGCCGAGGACCGCACCGGCTTCGCCGCCCCCGGCCGGGCCGAGGCGTACACCGTGGTGCTGACCCGCTCCGGCGGCTATCTGCGGCGGATCGCGGGCGAGGAGTTCTTCGCGGACGCCACCGGCGGCTATCTGACCCGGCCCGGGGACGTGCACCAGGTCGCCCATCCCGCCGGGCCGGGCGACCGGTCCTCGGAGATCCGGGTCGGTGCCGCACTGTTCGCCGACCGCTTCGACGGCCCGCCGCGCTCCCGTCGGCTGACCGTCACCGGCGCCACCGACGTACGGCACCGGGAACTGCTCGCGGCGGCCCGGCGCGGCACCGACGCCTTCGAACTGGCCGACAGGCTGCATCGCTTGCTCGACGCGGTGGCGGCCGACGCCGGGCACTGGCGGGCCGACACCGGCGCCCGGCCCGCCACCGCCCGCGCCCACGCCCGGCTGGTCCGCGACACCTGCGCGCTGCTCGCGGGCGGCGCGCCCGCGCTCCGGCTTCCCCTGGAGGAGCTGGCCCGTGGCGTCGGGGCCTCCCCGCACCACCTCAGCCGGGTGTTCCGAGCCGTCACCGGCAGCAGCCTCACCCGCTACCGCAACGAGCTGCGGGTCCGCGCCGTGCTGCACGCCCTGGAGGAGGGCGAGGACAGCCTGCGCGCCCTCGCCCACGCGTACGGCTTCGCCGACCAGGCGCACCTCACCCGGCTGTGCCGGGGCCAGACGGGTCGGCCGCCCGGCGCCCTGCGGGTCCTTCTCCGCGACCGCGCATGAATGTCCAACGCGCGGGCGGCGGACGGCGTGCACCATGGCAGCGGCCGGAGCACCGGCCGGTGCCGCGGCCCGCCCGGGAGGCGTCCGCCGGCATCCCGTCTTCCGAACGGGGGAACGCGACGATGACCTTCCTGAGCAGAGCCGGTACGGCGCTGGTGGCGGTCCTGACGGCGGCGGCCTGCGCCGTCTCGGCGCCCGGCGCGGCCCGGGACACCGGGGGCGCGGGCGGCCCCGCGGCGGCCGGCCCGCCCGCGCTGACCGGCCACCGCCCGTGCCCCGGGCAGCCGGACCTGACCTGCGCCGACCTGACCGTGCCGCTCGACCGCAGCGGCGCCGTGCCCGGCACGCTCACCCTGCGAACGGCGCTGTACGGGCCGGCCGACGCGCCCCGCGGCACGCTGCTCTTCCTCACCGGCGGTCCGGGCCAGCCCGGTGTGCCGTTCGTGGAGCGGATCCGCTCCCGGCTGCCCAAGGCCCTCGCCGCGTACCGTCTGGTGATGATCGACCAGCGCGGCACCGGCGGCACCGCCGTCGACTGCCCCGCGCTGCAGAAGGAGGTCGGCAGCAGCGACACCGTCGCCCCGAGCCCGGGCGCCGTGACCGCCTGCGCCGACGTCCTCGGCCCGCGCCGCGGCCTCTACACCACCGCCGACACGGTCGCCGACCTGGAAGACCTGCGGCGGGCGCTCGGCGTGCCGTCCTGGACCCTCGACGGGGTCTCGTACGGCACGTTCACCGCCGGGCAGTACGCGCTGACGCATCCGCGGCGGGTGCGCCGCCTTGTCCTGGACTCGGTGGTGCCGCTCGACGGCGCGGGCGTGCTGTACGAGGCGTCGTTCGCCCGCTCCGGCGAGGTGCTGCGCACGGCCTGCCGCGAACAGCGATGCGGCTTCGACCCGGCGGCGGACCTGGCAAAGGTGGTCCGGCGGGACGGCAACGGCGTCGGGGTGTTCAACCTGCTGGTCCTGGCGAGCATCATCGACCCGAAGCTGAACGACCCCCGTTTCGGCATCCTGTCCGCCCTGCACGCCTCGGCGCGCGGCGACCGGGCCCGCCTCGACGGCCTGGTGGCCGGCTTCGCCGAGTCCTCCGGCGAGCCGCCGGAGGAGTTCAGCTCCGGCCTGCACGCGGCGACCCTGTGCGCCGACTCGCGCTGGCCGTGGGGCGATTCCTCCGCGCCGGCCGAGGGCCGCGAGCAGGCCCTGCGACGGGCGCTGGCCCGGATCCGCCCGGCCGACGTATGGCCGTTCCAGCGCGACACCGCCGCCGCCCAGGGCATCCCACGCACCTGCCTCCCCTGGCCCTCCACCCGCCCCAACCGCCCCGCCCCGGGCCACACCCTGACGATGCCGGTCCTGCTGCTCGCCGGCGACCGCGACCTGTCGACCCCGCTCGACTGGGCCAGGGCCGTCGCCGCCGCCAACCCGACGGCGGAGCTCACCATCGTCCCGGGCTCGGGCCACTCCACACAGAGCCGTGGCGATGGCGCCGGTGCCGCGGAGGCGTTCCTGC from Streptomyces fradiae includes:
- a CDS encoding asparaginase, with protein sequence MKWTRDTRQRRIVVISTGGTIASRWTGSGYAADASGDDVVATAAVPDNIDVEVLDLFNVNSSRMTTDRQLALLHAVHKILADPGVDGIVVTHGTDTLEESAFFLDLHHADARPVVFTGAQRPFGTGDGDGPGNLYDALQVAATVRGLGVLVVFDGLVHAARGTVKTKTLDSDPFADPSGRRVGRLGFGQVDVEREPERPAALPLPAPATAAPRVDIVMHHSDGDAVLFDASVAAGARGIVLVGTGAGNATPEIAEAVARAVDQGVHVVLSTRVSSGTVAEVYTGGGAVDLAAAGAVLAGTLRPGQARIALLAALLADTAGPERRTHLLRGLLEGPVRAEPVLAATH
- a CDS encoding Lrp/AsnC family transcriptional regulator; translated protein: MDRIDLHILRELQADGRLSNQELAQRVGLSPSPCMRRVRQLEQDGVIRGYRAIIDPEAVGRGFEVLVSVEVKRDRETVEAFEEALQDIPDVIEAYRLFGSPGCLLRIAVADLSAYERLWIERLTTLVGVTEVNSQIIMKRVKEPRGLPVER
- a CDS encoding hydrolase, whose amino-acid sequence is MPGLMRSTRRRFAALTACGALVAAAAGALGSPAVAAPTGADTDIATATATATAQSADAAAATPTRVLFDNSKAETAGNADWIIGTGQPDPLTQDATPTVETDWTGAISAWGVALQKTGRYSLKTLPSGGTITYGTTAATDLQNFDTFVLPEPNIRLSASEKTAVMKFVQNGGGLFLVSDHTVADRNNDGWDALAIINDLMTNNGVDNTDPFGFSVDVLNIQTDNPRAISSSTDPVLNGAFGKVTGSIIRSGTTATLKPADNPSVKGLVYRTGYSGNTGAFFATSTFGSGRVAFWGDSSPIDDGTGQSGNTLYDGWNDPAGTNAALALNATDWLSEASTDGGGGGGGTCTAGQLLGNPGFESGDTVWTASSGVITDDTARPARTGSYKAWLGGYGSAHTDTLSQTVTVPAGCTTAALSFYTRIDTAETTTTTAYDKLKVEVLNSSGTVLSTLATYSNLNKSSGYVQRGFSLAAYAGQTVTLRFTGTEGSQLQTSFVIDDTSLTVG
- a CDS encoding endonuclease I family protein: MSVAQRGRWKTWAAISAALVGLTLPALTAAPAGATTNAYDSTYYKNAVGKTGTSLKSSLHTIISSDTRKISYDAVWNALKTTDQDPANSANVLLLYSGTSRSKALNGGDVGDWNREHVWAQSHGSFGTSAGPGTDLHHLRAADVQVNSIRGNKDFDNGGSAVSGAPGSYTDSNSFEPRDSDKGDVARMVLYMAVRYEGGDGFPDLEANDSTTNGSVPYLGRISVLKQWNEQDPPSAFEERRNDIIFNSYQGNRNPFIDHPEWVEAIW
- a CDS encoding helix-turn-helix domain-containing protein, yielding MGAECRGTYGSRHPDAVMERRGRLCGRITAGGITVHDILCAEDRTGFAAPGRAEAYTVVLTRSGGYLRRIAGEEFFADATGGYLTRPGDVHQVAHPAGPGDRSSEIRVGAALFADRFDGPPRSRRLTVTGATDVRHRELLAAARRGTDAFELADRLHRLLDAVAADAGHWRADTGARPATARAHARLVRDTCALLAGGAPALRLPLEELARGVGASPHHLSRVFRAVTGSSLTRYRNELRVRAVLHALEEGEDSLRALAHAYGFADQAHLTRLCRGQTGRPPGALRVLLRDRA
- a CDS encoding alpha/beta fold hydrolase, with product MTFLSRAGTALVAVLTAAACAVSAPGAARDTGGAGGPAAAGPPALTGHRPCPGQPDLTCADLTVPLDRSGAVPGTLTLRTALYGPADAPRGTLLFLTGGPGQPGVPFVERIRSRLPKALAAYRLVMIDQRGTGGTAVDCPALQKEVGSSDTVAPSPGAVTACADVLGPRRGLYTTADTVADLEDLRRALGVPSWTLDGVSYGTFTAGQYALTHPRRVRRLVLDSVVPLDGAGVLYEASFARSGEVLRTACREQRCGFDPAADLAKVVRRDGNGVGVFNLLVLASIIDPKLNDPRFGILSALHASARGDRARLDGLVAGFAESSGEPPEEFSSGLHAATLCADSRWPWGDSSAPAEGREQALRRALARIRPADVWPFQRDTAAAQGIPRTCLPWPSTRPNRPAPGHTLTMPVLLLAGDRDLSTPLDWARAVAAANPTAELTIVPGSGHSTQSRGDGAGAAEAFLLR